One Microbacterium sp. W4I20 DNA window includes the following coding sequences:
- the cobA gene encoding uroporphyrinogen-III C-methyltransferase: MTGSVALVGAGPGDAGLLTRRGLQLLEEADVIVADRLGARTVLAQLAAEGVHLRAEVIDVGKLPGHHPVPQDGINALLVELAAAGRRVVRLKGGDPFVFGRGREEQQHCEAAGIPVEVVSGVTSAIAVPAVAGIPLTYRGVAESFTVLSGHDPVGHLPGGRDHTVVLLMGVHTLGHSAHVLGAGERRLDCPVAIIEDGYGERQRVTVGTLGTIAHLAASRQVRSPAVVVIGDVVALHTAD, encoded by the coding sequence ATGACGGGTTCCGTCGCGTTGGTCGGCGCGGGTCCCGGCGACGCCGGTCTGCTCACCCGGCGCGGCCTGCAGCTGCTGGAGGAGGCAGACGTGATCGTCGCCGATCGGCTCGGCGCGCGGACCGTGCTCGCGCAGCTGGCCGCGGAGGGAGTACATCTCCGCGCCGAGGTCATCGACGTCGGCAAGCTCCCCGGCCATCACCCCGTGCCGCAGGACGGCATCAACGCCCTGCTCGTCGAGCTCGCGGCCGCCGGTCGCCGGGTCGTGCGCCTCAAAGGCGGCGATCCGTTCGTGTTCGGACGGGGCCGCGAGGAGCAGCAGCACTGCGAGGCCGCCGGCATCCCGGTCGAGGTGGTCTCCGGGGTGACGAGCGCCATCGCGGTGCCGGCCGTCGCCGGCATCCCCCTCACCTACCGCGGGGTCGCCGAGTCGTTCACGGTGCTGAGCGGCCACGACCCGGTCGGGCATCTGCCGGGCGGGCGCGACCACACCGTCGTGCTGCTGATGGGCGTGCACACTCTCGGTCACTCGGCGCACGTGCTGGGCGCCGGTGAGCGGCGCCTCGACTGCCCGGTCGCGATCATCGAGGACGGCTACGGCGAGCGTCAGCGCGTCACCGTCGGCACGCTCGGCACCATCGCGCACCTCGCGGCGTCGCGGCAGGTGCGATCGCCGGCGGTGGTGGTGATCGGAGACGTCGTGGCGCTGCACACCGCGGACTAG